The following are encoded together in the Pseudomonas sp. IB20 genome:
- a CDS encoding efflux RND transporter permease subunit: MKGSFNLSDWALKHQSFVWYLMFVALLMGVFSYMNLGREEDPSFTIKTMVIQTRWPGATQEETLKQVTDRIEKKLEELDSLDYVKSYTRPGESTVFVFLKDTTSAKAIPEIWYQVRKKIDDIRGTFPQGLQGPSFNDEFGDVFGSVYAFTGDGLSMRQLRDYVEQVRAEIRAVPGLGKVEMIGQQDEVIYLNFSTRKLAALGIDQRQVVQSLQSQNAVTPAGVIEAGPERISVRTSGQFASEKDLADVNLRLNDRFYRLADIAEISRGYVDPARPMFRFNGQPAIGLAIAMQKGGNIQSFGKALHTRMDELTADLPVGVGVHKVSDQAEVVEEAVGGFTSALFEAVIIVLVVSFISLGMRAGLVVACSIPLVLALVFVFMEYSGITMQRVSLGALIIALGLLVDDAMITVEMMITRLEKGETKEQAATYAYTSTAFPMLTGTLVTVAGFVPIGLNASSAGEYTFTLFAVIAVAMLVSWVVAVLFAPVIGVHILSANVKPHNAEPGRIGRAFNGGMLWAMRHRWWAIGITVGLFVASVFSMQFVQNQFFPSSDRPEILVDLNLPQNASINETRKAVDRLEAIIKDDPDIARWSTYIGQGAIRFYLPLDQQLENPYYAQLVIVSKGLEERGALIARLQKRLRDDFVGIGSYVQPLEMGPPVGRPIQYRVSGKDTDQVRKHAIELATLLDKNTHLGEIIYDWNEPGKVLRVDIAQDKARQLGLSSEDVAQLMNSVVSGASVTQVHDDIYLINVVGRAEDAERGTPETLQNLQIVTPNGTSIPLLAFATVRYELEQPLVWRRDRKPTITIKASVRDEMQPTDLVKQLKPEIDKFSAGLPVGYTVATGGTVEESGKAQGPIAKVVPLMLFLMATFLMIQLHSVQKMFLVASVAPLGLIGVVLALIPTGTPMGFVAILGILALIGIIIRNSVILVTQIDAYERDGYTPWDAVVEATEHRRRPILLTAAAASLGMIPIAREVFWGPMAYAMIGGIIIATLLTLLFLPALYVAWYKIREPKKQQA; this comes from the coding sequence ATGAAAGGGAGCTTCAACTTATCTGACTGGGCCCTCAAGCATCAGTCCTTCGTCTGGTACCTGATGTTCGTCGCGCTGCTGATGGGCGTGTTTTCCTACATGAACCTCGGGCGCGAAGAAGACCCTTCGTTCACCATCAAAACCATGGTGATCCAGACCCGCTGGCCGGGCGCGACCCAGGAAGAAACCCTCAAGCAAGTCACCGACCGCATCGAGAAAAAACTCGAAGAACTCGACTCCCTCGACTACGTGAAAAGCTACACGCGGCCGGGTGAGTCCACGGTGTTTGTGTTCCTCAAGGACACCACCAGCGCTAAGGCCATTCCGGAGATCTGGTACCAGGTTCGCAAGAAGATCGACGATATTCGCGGCACTTTCCCCCAGGGTTTGCAGGGGCCGTCGTTCAACGATGAGTTCGGTGACGTGTTCGGCTCGGTGTACGCCTTTACCGGCGACGGCCTTTCTATGCGCCAGCTGCGTGACTATGTGGAGCAGGTGCGCGCCGAGATCCGTGCGGTGCCGGGGCTGGGCAAGGTCGAGATGATCGGCCAGCAGGACGAAGTGATTTACCTGAACTTCTCCACGCGCAAACTGGCGGCATTGGGGATTGATCAGCGCCAGGTTGTGCAAAGCCTGCAATCGCAAAACGCGGTCACCCCCGCCGGGGTGATCGAGGCGGGGCCGGAGCGAATTTCCGTGCGCACCTCGGGCCAGTTCGCCTCGGAGAAGGACTTGGCGGACGTTAACCTGCGGCTCAATGATCGTTTCTACCGTTTGGCGGATATCGCCGAGATCAGCCGTGGCTATGTTGACCCGGCGCGGCCGATGTTCCGCTTTAACGGCCAGCCGGCGATCGGCTTGGCCATTGCGATGCAGAAGGGCGGCAATATCCAGTCCTTCGGCAAGGCCCTGCACACACGCATGGACGAACTGACCGCCGACCTGCCGGTGGGCGTCGGCGTGCACAAAGTCTCCGATCAGGCGGAAGTGGTGGAAGAGGCCGTCGGCGGCTTCACCAGCGCGCTCTTTGAAGCGGTGATCATCGTGCTGGTGGTGAGTTTTATCAGCCTCGGCATGCGTGCCGGGCTGGTGGTGGCGTGCTCGATTCCGTTGGTGTTGGCGCTGGTGTTCGTGTTCATGGAATACAGCGGCATCACCATGCAGCGGGTATCGCTGGGTGCCTTGATCATTGCGCTTGGCCTGTTGGTGGACGACGCGATGATCACCGTGGAAATGATGATCACGCGCCTGGAAAAAGGCGAAACCAAGGAGCAGGCGGCGACCTACGCCTACACCTCCACGGCGTTCCCGATGCTCACCGGTACGCTGGTGACCGTGGCCGGTTTCGTGCCCATCGGCCTCAATGCCAGTTCGGCGGGCGAGTACACCTTCACCCTGTTTGCGGTGATTGCCGTGGCCATGCTGGTGTCGTGGGTGGTGGCGGTGCTGTTTGCGCCGGTGATTGGCGTGCATATCCTCAGTGCCAACGTGAAGCCGCATAATGCCGAACCGGGGCGTATCGGCCGTGCCTTCAATGGCGGCATGCTTTGGGCCATGCGCCACCGCTGGTGGGCCATCGGCATCACCGTGGGGCTGTTTGTGGCCTCGGTGTTTTCCATGCAGTTTGTGCAGAACCAGTTTTTCCCCTCGTCGGACCGCCCGGAAATTCTCGTTGACCTGAACCTGCCGCAAAACGCCTCGATCAACGAGACCCGCAAGGCTGTCGACCGCCTCGAAGCGATCATCAAGGACGACCCGGACATTGCGCGTTGGAGCACCTACATCGGCCAGGGCGCGATTCGTTTCTATCTGCCCCTCGACCAGCAATTGGAAAACCCCTACTACGCGCAGCTGGTGATCGTCAGCAAAGGCCTGGAAGAGCGCGGCGCGTTGATTGCGCGCCTGCAAAAACGCCTGCGTGATGACTTTGTCGGCATCGGCAGTTATGTGCAGCCACTGGAAATGGGCCCGCCGGTAGGGCGGCCGATCCAGTACCGCGTGTCCGGTAAAGACACCGATCAGGTGCGCAAACACGCCATTGAACTGGCGACCTTGCTGGATAAAAATACTCACCTGGGCGAGATCATCTACGACTGGAACGAGCCGGGCAAAGTGCTGCGGGTCGACATCGCCCAAGACAAGGCGCGGCAATTGGGGCTGTCGTCGGAAGACGTGGCGCAACTGATGAACAGTGTGGTCAGCGGTGCCTCGGTGACCCAGGTGCACGACGATATCTACCTGATCAACGTGGTGGGGCGCGCCGAAGACGCCGAACGCGGCACCCCGGAAACCTTGCAGAACCTGCAGATCGTCACGCCCAACGGCACCTCGATTCCGTTGCTGGCTTTCGCCACCGTGCGGTATGAGCTGGAGCAGCCGCTGGTATGGCGCCGTGATCGCAAGCCGACCATCACCATCAAGGCTTCGGTGCGCGATGAGATGCAGCCGACCGACCTGGTCAAACAACTCAAGCCCGAGATCGATAAGTTCAGCGCCGGCCTGCCGGTGGGCTACACCGTCGCCACTGGCGGCACCGTCGAAGAAAGTGGCAAGGCCCAAGGCCCTATCGCCAAAGTGGTGCCGCTGATGCTGTTCTTGATGGCCACCTTCCTGATGATCCAGCTGCACAGCGTGCAGAAGATGTTCCTGGTGGCGAGTGTCGCGCCGCTTGGGCTGATCGGCGTGGTGCTGGCGCTGATCCCCACGGGCACGCCCATGGGTTTTGTGGCGATCCTCGGCATCTTGGCGCTGATCGGCATCATCATCCGTAACTCGGTGATTCTGGTGACGCAGATCGATGCATATGAGCGCGACGGCTATACGCCGTGGGATGCGGTGGTGGAAGCCACCGAGCACCGGCGTCGGCCGATCCTACTGACCGCAGCGGCGGCCAGCCTCGGCATGATCCCGATTGCGCGTGAAGTGTTCTGGGGGCCGATGGCCTACGCGATGATTGGCGGGATCATCATCGCCACCTTGCTGACGCTGCTGTTTTTGCCCGCGCTTTACGTGGCGTGGTACAAGATTCGCGAGCCGAAAAAACAACAGGCCTGA
- a CDS encoding efflux RND transporter periplasmic adaptor subunit, whose translation MKHLTAVLAASLLLVACSKEEPVPEPVRPVLSMQVKAEDQENLGRFAGTIQARYESNLGFRVPGRIARRTVDVGAEVEKGAVLAVLDPTDQQNQLRAAQGDLARVQAQFINAQANARRQQELFNRGVGAQAQLDVAQTDLKTTQATLDQAKASVNQAKDQLNYAQLRTDHAGIVTAWNAEAGQVVSAGQQVVTLARPDIKEAVIDLPAGLAERLPTDVVFLVAGQLDPNVHTTAIVREIEPQAQSATRTRRARLTLAETPPAFRLGTAISVTLSSAIAPRIELPLSALQEVDGKTRIWLLDTQSQTVQPRDVTVVSRDADSALLNGGVNPGERIVTAGVNSLKPGQKVKIDEDSPR comes from the coding sequence ATGAAACACCTGACGGCTGTACTCGCCGCCAGCCTGTTGCTGGTGGCCTGCTCCAAGGAAGAACCTGTGCCTGAACCTGTGCGCCCGGTGTTGTCGATGCAAGTGAAGGCCGAAGACCAGGAAAACCTTGGCCGCTTCGCTGGGACTATCCAGGCCCGCTACGAAAGCAACCTGGGCTTTCGCGTGCCCGGCCGTATCGCCCGCCGCACGGTCGATGTGGGCGCCGAAGTGGAGAAGGGCGCCGTGCTCGCCGTGCTCGACCCCACCGACCAGCAGAACCAATTGCGCGCCGCCCAAGGCGACCTCGCCCGTGTGCAGGCGCAGTTCATCAATGCCCAAGCTAACGCCCGCCGTCAGCAGGAATTATTCAACCGTGGCGTCGGCGCCCAGGCGCAGTTGGATGTGGCCCAGACCGACCTGAAAACCACCCAGGCCACCCTCGATCAGGCCAAGGCTTCGGTCAACCAGGCCAAGGACCAGCTCAACTACGCCCAACTGCGTACCGACCACGCCGGCATCGTCACCGCCTGGAATGCCGAGGCGGGCCAGGTGGTCAGTGCCGGCCAGCAAGTGGTGACCCTGGCGCGTCCGGATATCAAGGAAGCGGTGATCGATCTGCCAGCGGGCCTCGCCGAGCGCCTGCCCACCGATGTGGTGTTTCTGGTCGCCGGGCAACTCGACCCGAACGTGCACACCACCGCCATCGTGCGTGAGATCGAACCCCAGGCGCAAAGCGCCACGCGCACCCGCCGCGCACGCCTGACCCTGGCCGAGACACCGCCGGCCTTTCGCCTTGGCACCGCCATCAGCGTGACCTTGAGCTCTGCCATCGCGCCGCGTATCGAACTGCCGCTGAGCGCCTTGCAGGAAGTCGACGGTAAGACCCGCATCTGGCTGCTCGACACCCAAAGCCAGACCGTGCAGCCGCGCGACGTCACGGTGGTCAGCCGCGACGCTGACAGTGCCTTGCTCAACGGTGGCGTCAACCCCGGCGAACGCATCGTCACTGCCGGCGTGAACAGCCTGAAACCCGGGCAAAAAGTCAAAATCGACGAGGACAGCCCGCGATGA